A window of the Cicer arietinum cultivar CDC Frontier isolate Library 1 chromosome 6, Cicar.CDCFrontier_v2.0, whole genome shotgun sequence genome harbors these coding sequences:
- the LOC101505239 gene encoding pentatricopeptide repeat-containing protein At5g15010, mitochondrial-like, translating into MIVNKRKRSYNSVSSLSPSTSIPQHKSPDSPKPLPLSKIKSLFEIISTNPSLTVEKSLEESSINVTPQDVEQVLKLSYRFPAQAVKFFRWSGHRINHNHTPYAWNLVIDILGKNCLFDAMWDAVKSMRREGLLSRSTFASIFSSYVNADRIGDAVTTFEVMDGYGCVRDVVSLNSLLSAICRSGRTVEACDYLQLAKKIVRPDSDTYAILMESLENDGNVVGAKETFAEMVIEIGWDPNNVPAYDSFLCALIKGSDGIHESVKFFDSMRDRKCYPGIRFFRIALDECVRFHDIKRAEFFWEVMLGKTKLQPTTAMYNSMITLCCYHGDIDAAMKLLDGMVYKGAFPDSLTYNLLFRFLIKGRKLREASRMFNEMVKNECVPDQLNCDAAVRVYLDNGDPVMALKIWKCLVENYREDLEDTANLLVVGLRDNGRVPEAVKYAEHIIGRGIKLTSSTLSKLRQSLVKERKEFVYNELLAKWKSY; encoded by the coding sequence atgATTGTGAACAAGAGAAAGAGAAGTTACAATTCAGTTTCGTCTCTATCACCATCAACCTCAATCCCTCAACACAAATCCCCAGACTCTCCCAAACCATTACCACTCAGCAAAATTAAATCCCTCTTCGAAATAATTTCCACAAACCCCTCATTAACCGTCGAAAAATCCCTCGAAGAATCATCTATAAATGTCACACCACAAGACGTTGAACAAGTCCTCAAACTCTCTTACCGGTTCCCTGCTCAAGCGGTCAAATTCTTCCGTTGGTCCGGTCACCGCATCAACCACAACCACACTCCCTACGCTTGGAATCTCGTCATCGATATATTAGGCAAAAACTGTTTATTCGATGCAATGTGGGACGCCGTTAAATCAATGCGTCGTGAAGGTTTACTTTCGCGTTCAACTTTCGCTTCGATTTTCTCTAGTTACGTTAACGCCGATAGAATCGGTGACGCCGTTACGACTTTCGAGGTTATGGACGGTTACGGTTGCGTTAGGGATGTTGTTTCTTTGAATTCGCTTTTGAGTGCTATTTGTAGGAGCGGTAGGACTGTTGAAGCTTGTGATTATTTGCAATTAGCTAAGAAAATTGTTAGGCCTGATTCTGATACTTATGCGATTTTGATGGAAAGTTTGGAGAATGATGGAAATGTTGTTGGTGCTAAAGAGACTTTTGCTGAAATGGTTATTGAAATTGGTTGGGATCCTAATAATGTTCCTGCTTATGATTCATTTTTATGTGCTTTGATTAAAGGTTCTGATGGGATTCATGAATCTGTTAAGTTTTTTGATTCCATGAGAGATAGGAAATGTTACCCTGGGATTAGGTTTTTTAGGATTGCTCTTGATGAGTGTGTTAGGTTTCATGATATAAAGAGGGCTGAATTTTTTTGGGAGGTTATGTTGGGGAAGACTAAGTTGCAGCCGACTACGGCTATGTATAATTCCATGATTACTTTGTGTTGTTATCATGGTGATATCGATGCTGCCATGAAGTTGCTTGATGGAATGGTTTATAAAGGGGCTTTTCCGGATTCGCTTACTTATAATTTGTTGTTTAGGTTTTTGATTAAGGGAAGGAAATTGCGGGAGGCTTCGAGGATGTTTAATGAGATGGTGAAAAATGAGTGTGTGCCGGATCAGCTTAATTGTGACGCGGCTGTTAGGGTTTACTTGGATAATGGGGATCCTGTCATGGCTTTAAAAATTTGGAAATGTTTGGTTGAGAATTACCGCGAGGATTTGGAGGATACTGCAAATTTGTTGGTAGTAGGGCTTCGAGATAATGGTAGGGTCCCCGAGGCAGTTAAGTATGCTGAGCATATTATTGGCAGAGGAATCAAGTTAACTTCTTCTACGTTGTCGAAGTTGAGACAAAGCCTTGTCAAAGAAAGGAAAGAGTTTGTGTATAATGAACTTTTAGCAAAATGGAAATCCTATTAG